In the genome of Montipora foliosa isolate CH-2021 chromosome 3, ASM3666993v2, whole genome shotgun sequence, one region contains:
- the LOC137994432 gene encoding uncharacterized protein has translation MLPLLLLTFSLLEFSPQTKATFSPKWSQRNHPDTAFHIPSSALELEGSKTKSPEMQYYTDLAKNFSLDYRCEKGLAVSIAWHTYSPYTILYQTKNKGIPGLTVDGMFSGILKAALSSCCHNETKVLFGKFLNSVRNAENHIEDDTFDFTFPLYGYDSSANSFRDRPFIGVVTAPRVILLHHNEQHDKTRTHILISTVANAWPLVVFSLVAALLSGIIIWFLDHTSNPEDFPPPFLQGSWEGFWWALGTLTTMGYGDRSPKSPLGRVFCILCIIAGVIIVSIFSALVTTSLFASAAQGFKIHGSKLGAVNGSEEFKLGVTMNADMKVFPHVFRMTQALLAHEIDGALVDNYVLTTVNLIQEAPIMIERYVDHQIIYGVVLAKNSSKLEKCVRKILRDHPQEVFEIISSNLARLKNPIDDKNQQLEAAEGLFYQEEIFDLVVYVILGLAVAFFLVGISWEFFCRRPKLRNQRMQSVAPTGTYSINNDKVKIHPCHNSSREKLDDMIAEYQLFHDRWIEGLKKLRDKESAADGASKRCVADNGNADMVCV, from the exons ATGTTACCGCTTCTCTTACTCACTTTTTCTCTCTTGGAGTTCTCTCCGCAAACGAAGGCCACATTTTCTCCTAAATGGTCGCAAAGAAACCACCCGGATACGGCATTTCATATACCCTCCTCTGCTCTCGAACTGGAAGGCTCCAAAACGAAATCTCCAGAGATGCAGTACTACACAGACTTGGCGAAGAATTTTTCTTTAGATTATCGCTGCGAGAAAGGACTGGCGGTCTCAATTGCTTGGCATACCTACTCGCCTTACACTATCCTTTATCAAACCAAAAATAAAGGAATTCCTGGTTTGACCGTAGATGGAATGTTCTCTGGGATTCTAAAGGCTGCTTTGTCAAGCTGTTGCCACAACGAAACTAAAGTTTTGTTTGGTAAATTTCTGAACTCTGTGCGGAATGCTGAGAATCATATTGAAGACGACACCTTTGATTTCACGTTTCCACTTTATGGATATGATTCATCTGCCAACTCGTTTAG GGACCGGCCATTCATTGGCGTAGTTACTGCACCTCGAGTCATCCTTTTGCATCACAACGAACAACACGACAAAACCAGGACTCACATTCTGATCTCAACGGTAGCCAATGCCTGGCCATTGGTGGTTTTCTCTTTAGTTGCAGCCTTACTCTCAGGAATTATCATTTGGTTCTTG GACCACACCAGTAACCCGGAAGATTTTCCACCACCATTTCTTCAAGGATCATGGGAAGGCTTCTGGTGGGCTTTGGGTACCTTGACAACAATGGG GTATGGTGACCGATCGCCAAAGTCACCTCTGGGCCGCGTGTTTTGCATCTTATGCATTATCGCTGGTGTTATCATCGTCTCAATATTTTCAGCCCTTGTTACCACCTCTTTGTTTGCCAGTGCAGCGCAGGGCTTCAAAATCCACGGCTCAAAG CTTGGGGCTGTTAACGGAAGCGAAGAGTTCAAGCTTGGGGTCACTATGAACGCGGACATGAAAG TTTTTCCTCACGTGTTTAGAATGACGCAAGCTCTCCTGGCACACGAAATCGATGGAGCATTGGTTGATAACTACGTTTTAACCACGGTTAACCTCATTCAAGAAGCACCAATTATGATCGAAAGATACGTCGATCATCAAATCATCTACGGAGTGGTGTTGGCAAAGAATTCCTCAAAGCTTGAAAAGTGTGTTCGAAAGATCCTGCGTGACCATCCCCAAGAGGTGTTTGAAATCATATCCTCAAACCTTGCCCGTCTCAAG AACCCAATTGACGATAAAAATCAACAGTTAGAGGCAGCAGAAGGACTATTTTATCAAGAAGAGATTTTTGACCTGGTTGTATATGTTATTCTGGGCTTGGCCGTGGCATTCTTTTTAGTTGGCATTTCGTGGGAATTTTTTTGCAGACGCCCTAAACTAA GAAACCAGCGAATGCAGTCAGTTGCTCCGACAGGGACGTACTCAATAAACAATGACAAAGTTAAAATTCATCCATGCCACAACAGCAGTCGCGAAAAACTCGATGACATGATAGCAGAATATCAACTGTTTCACGACCGCTGGATAGAAGGATTGAAGAAATTGCGTGACAAAGAATCAGCCGCTGACGGAGCTTCAAAGCGTTGCGTTGCTGATAATGGTAACGCAGACATGGTTTGTGTGTGA